The proteins below are encoded in one region of Aquisphaera giovannonii:
- a CDS encoding aldo/keto reductase, which translates to MHGREEMGCEAPADLDRRGFLGAGAGLAAAGMLNGPRATDAQEPSKGVKSELIPTRVLGKTGVPVSILSLGTWNSVGLDRILRTCWAGGLRYVDTAASYNSEPAIARWLKSDASIRKDLFLVTKSAPNTPSRLMAALEKNLAALQTDYVDLIFIHAVGDHGGEASIEWPRSKEFKEAAEAIRRSGKAKFVGFSTHHKEQAQILMNAAEGGFVDAIMVRNNPWTAAEAPMNRALDACHKAGIGLISMKQIAGQQDQDQIARNLPELKQKGLSPYQALLHAIWTDERFSAACVSMRNTDQVRENLEAARTYRPMARADILRLRDACIAAGPTFCAGCDGSCSRAAGTEAELGQLTRALTYHEHHGYREEARRLYRSLDEKARDWRGADLEAAREACPNRLDFARLLPRADELLS; encoded by the coding sequence ATGCACGGCCGTGAAGAGATGGGCTGCGAGGCACCCGCGGACCTGGACCGCCGTGGCTTCCTGGGGGCGGGGGCCGGCTTGGCCGCGGCCGGGATGCTCAACGGTCCTCGCGCGACGGATGCTCAGGAGCCCTCGAAGGGCGTCAAGTCCGAGCTGATTCCGACCCGAGTGCTCGGCAAGACGGGGGTGCCGGTGAGCATCCTCAGCCTCGGGACATGGAACAGCGTGGGCCTGGATCGCATCCTCCGGACCTGCTGGGCCGGCGGGCTACGCTACGTCGATACGGCCGCAAGCTACAACTCCGAGCCGGCAATCGCCCGCTGGCTGAAGTCCGACGCCTCCATTCGCAAGGACCTCTTCCTCGTCACCAAGAGTGCGCCGAACACCCCGTCGAGGCTCATGGCGGCGCTCGAGAAGAACCTCGCGGCGCTGCAAACCGATTACGTGGACCTGATCTTCATCCATGCCGTGGGAGACCACGGCGGCGAGGCCTCCATCGAGTGGCCTCGGAGCAAGGAGTTCAAGGAAGCGGCGGAGGCGATCCGCAGGTCCGGCAAGGCGAAGTTCGTGGGCTTCTCCACGCATCACAAGGAGCAGGCCCAGATCCTCATGAACGCCGCCGAGGGCGGCTTCGTGGACGCGATCATGGTCCGGAACAATCCCTGGACGGCCGCCGAGGCACCGATGAATCGGGCCCTCGACGCCTGCCACAAGGCGGGGATCGGCCTGATCTCCATGAAGCAGATCGCCGGGCAGCAGGACCAGGATCAGATCGCCAGGAACCTGCCGGAGCTGAAGCAGAAGGGCCTGTCGCCCTACCAGGCCCTGCTCCACGCCATCTGGACGGATGAGCGGTTCTCCGCGGCCTGCGTCTCGATGCGAAACACGGATCAGGTGCGCGAGAACCTGGAGGCAGCACGGACTTACAGGCCCATGGCCCGGGCCGACATACTCCGCCTGCGCGATGCCTGCATCGCCGCCGGCCCGACGTTCTGCGCCGGATGCGACGGGAGTTGCAGTCGCGCGGCGGGGACCGAGGCCGAGCTGGGCCAGCTCACGCGGGCGCTGACCTACCACGAGCACCACGGCTATCGCGAAGAGGCCCGCAGACTCTATCGATCCCTCGACGAGAAAGCCCGCGACTGGCGAGGGGCCGACCTCGAGGCCGCTCGCGAGGCTTGCCCGAACCGGCTCGATTTCGCCCGCCTGCTGCCGAGGGCCGACGAGCTCCTCTCCTGA
- a CDS encoding aldo/keto reductase, whose product MTKRPLGRSGISVAPLALGGNVFGWTIDEKTSFGVLDSFVHSGYDLVDTANMYSAWVPGNRGGESETIIGNWLSNTGKRENIVLATKVGMTMGDGSKGLKRDYILRSLEDSLKRLRTEYVDLYQSHRDDADTPLEETLSAYDTLIKQGKVRAIGASNYGADRLREALDTSATHGFAAYVSLQPEYNLYDRRAFEEELEPLCLERGLGVIGYYSLASGFLTGKYRSAADLGKSARGASIGAKYLNDRGFRILSALDEVANAHETASSVIALAWLMQRKSVTAPIASATSVEQLAELVKAADVELTADEVSRLDQASAV is encoded by the coding sequence ATGACGAAGCGGCCACTCGGGCGGTCCGGGATCTCCGTGGCCCCGCTGGCCCTGGGCGGAAACGTGTTCGGCTGGACCATCGACGAAAAGACCTCCTTCGGCGTCCTGGATTCTTTCGTGCACTCCGGGTACGACCTCGTCGACACGGCGAACATGTACTCGGCCTGGGTCCCGGGCAATCGCGGGGGCGAGTCGGAGACCATCATCGGCAACTGGCTCAGCAACACGGGCAAGCGCGAGAACATCGTGCTGGCGACCAAGGTGGGCATGACGATGGGGGACGGCTCCAAGGGACTCAAGCGGGATTACATCCTGCGGTCCCTGGAAGACTCCCTGAAGCGGCTCAGGACCGAATACGTGGACCTCTACCAGTCCCACAGGGATGACGCCGACACGCCGCTGGAGGAGACGCTGTCCGCCTACGACACCCTGATCAAGCAGGGGAAGGTCCGCGCCATCGGCGCGTCAAATTACGGCGCCGACCGCCTCAGGGAGGCCCTGGACACGAGCGCCACGCACGGGTTTGCCGCTTACGTGTCGCTCCAGCCGGAATACAACCTCTACGACCGCAGGGCATTCGAGGAAGAGCTGGAGCCCCTCTGCCTGGAGCGAGGGCTCGGGGTGATTGGGTACTATTCCCTGGCCAGCGGATTCCTCACGGGCAAGTACCGCTCGGCGGCGGACCTGGGAAAGAGCGCGCGGGGCGCGAGCATCGGCGCGAAGTACCTGAACGATCGCGGCTTCCGCATCCTGTCCGCGCTGGACGAGGTCGCGAACGCGCACGAGACGGCGTCTTCGGTCATCGCCCTCGCGTGGCTGATGCAGCGGAAGAGCGTTACCGCGCCGATCGCGAGCGCGACGAGCGTGGAGCAACTCGCGGAACTCGTGAAGGCCGCCGATGTGGAACTGACCGCGGACGAGGTGTCCCGCCTCGATCAGGCCAGCGCCGTCTGA
- a CDS encoding hemolysin family protein produces the protein MASNLSRLVVIAALVLTAGLFSLFKSALLASREWRLRGQASRGDRGALAALSIRVEAGPTLLAVRLGTYLAVAAAFVASGWLAAESSDLAGVGPTTLRIAALATGLGFSLLIVADAIPRRLARHRPERIARLLARPMILVRSILGPPARLIDAAVDRVVRRFGIAASEVSEVTPEEIRRLIWEGARAGTIEETDAELFHRVFRFLERRARALMTPRDEVVWIDVADPPEAIRGKVTGSAYSRFLVCDGSLDNLLGVVHAKDLLSQGPDGPSFRLKGALALPAFVYERTRGPNVLEALRKSAAHTGVVLDEFGAVVGIVTLHDIIEAILGDLPENGTEDEEPRRIQRPDGSWLLEGRFPLDEFRELFDLVDLPPSDFQTLGGLVVDKLGHIPRIGETFDFADLRFEVRDVENNRVDRVRVRPLPHGRAGKSPKADTRPGAA, from the coding sequence ATGGCATCGAACCTGAGCCGCCTGGTCGTGATCGCAGCGCTCGTCCTCACGGCGGGCTTGTTCTCGCTGTTCAAGTCCGCCCTGCTCGCGTCCCGCGAATGGAGGCTGCGGGGTCAAGCCAGCCGGGGTGATCGCGGTGCCCTGGCCGCGCTGTCGATCCGCGTGGAGGCGGGGCCGACGCTGCTTGCGGTGCGCCTGGGTACCTATCTGGCGGTCGCGGCGGCTTTCGTCGCGTCGGGCTGGCTCGCGGCCGAATCTTCCGATCTCGCGGGCGTCGGCCCGACGACGCTCCGGATCGCCGCGCTGGCGACGGGCCTTGGCTTCTCGCTCCTGATCGTCGCGGATGCGATCCCCCGGCGGCTCGCTCGCCATCGCCCCGAGCGCATCGCGCGGCTCCTGGCAAGGCCCATGATCCTGGTCCGGTCCATCCTCGGCCCCCCCGCGCGGCTGATCGACGCGGCCGTCGATCGCGTGGTCCGTCGATTCGGCATCGCGGCCTCCGAAGTGTCCGAAGTGACCCCCGAGGAGATCCGACGCCTGATCTGGGAGGGAGCCAGGGCCGGCACCATCGAGGAGACCGATGCCGAGCTCTTCCACCGCGTCTTCCGGTTCCTGGAGCGGCGGGCCAGGGCCCTCATGACGCCTCGCGACGAGGTCGTCTGGATCGACGTGGCCGACCCTCCGGAGGCCATCCGCGGTAAGGTGACGGGCTCCGCTTATTCCCGGTTCCTCGTTTGCGACGGCAGCCTCGATAACCTGCTCGGCGTCGTCCACGCGAAGGACCTGCTCTCGCAAGGGCCCGACGGCCCATCGTTCCGCCTCAAGGGGGCCCTCGCCCTGCCGGCCTTCGTCTACGAGCGGACTCGTGGGCCCAATGTCCTGGAGGCGCTCCGGAAATCCGCCGCCCATACGGGCGTCGTGCTCGATGAGTTCGGGGCGGTCGTCGGCATCGTCACGCTCCACGACATCATCGAGGCGATCCTGGGCGACCTCCCGGAGAACGGCACGGAGGACGAGGAGCCGCGCCGCATCCAGCGTCCCGACGGCTCCTGGCTGCTCGAGGGCCGGTTCCCGCTCGATGAATTTCGCGAGCTTTTCGACCTCGTCGATCTCCCGCCTTCCGACTTCCAGACGCTGGGCGGGCTCGTCGTGGACAAGCTCGGCCACATCCCCCGGATCGGCGAAACCTTCGACTTCGCCGACCTGCGCTTCGAGGTCCGGGACGTGGAGAACAACCGCGTCGACCGGGTTCGGGTCAGGCCGCTACCGCACGGACGAGCGGGGAAGTCCCCGAAGGCCGACACCCGGCCGGGAGCGGCCTGA
- a CDS encoding DUF4177 domain-containing protein: MPVVACPSCGERGKIPPTLVGARIKCRKCGTSFNVLPAAARAAAGAAVAGAGAGTPAAAVAESTHEGISVDGLDASAWTFQAEPGGDARPAEAHLPSDADHHHAFEAHGVPHAKEYKFLCSRDKVFEGKFDLARLEELLNTYARQGWSVKGMSSPHLKDFGGNSKEEIVVLLER, from the coding sequence ATGCCCGTGGTCGCGTGCCCATCGTGCGGTGAGCGGGGGAAGATCCCCCCGACCCTGGTCGGGGCTCGCATCAAGTGCAGGAAGTGTGGGACCAGCTTCAACGTCCTGCCGGCGGCGGCCAGGGCGGCCGCCGGGGCCGCCGTCGCGGGGGCGGGCGCCGGGACGCCGGCCGCCGCCGTCGCCGAGTCGACTCATGAGGGCATCTCCGTGGACGGACTGGATGCCTCCGCCTGGACGTTCCAGGCCGAACCGGGCGGCGATGCGAGGCCGGCCGAGGCCCATCTCCCCTCGGATGCCGACCACCACCACGCCTTCGAAGCCCACGGCGTGCCGCATGCGAAGGAGTACAAATTCCTCTGCTCGCGCGACAAGGTCTTCGAGGGCAAGTTCGACCTGGCTCGCCTCGAAGAGCTGCTGAACACGTACGCCCGCCAGGGCTGGTCGGTGAAGGGCATGTCGTCGCCCCACCTCAAGGACTTCGGCGGCAATTCCAAGGAGGAGATCGTGGTCCTTCTGGAACGCTAA
- a CDS encoding YifB family Mg chelatase-like AAA ATPase: MLAKLFSYTLIGIDATPVEVEVDASFSSMPKTVLVGLAEAAVKESTHRVERAIVNSGYRRPTDRVVINLAPADLKKEASGFDLPIALGLLVASGQVGIDRPGNYAIVGELALTGETRPIKGVLAMALQAAAEGRDGLLVPTANAPEAAVVEGLNVYPVGSLAEAVGFLSGQLDADPESVDLDEVFAQNSHTEEDFVDVKGQDYAKRALLIAASGGHNVLMIGPPGTGKTLLAKRLPTILPPLTPAESLETTRIYSVMGLLRPGQALMAVRPFRPPHHSVSDAGLVGGGSPPQPGEISLAHKGVLFLDEMPEFNRKTLEVLRQPLEEGRVTISRALRSSTFPADFILVAAMNPCPCGYRSDPRRACSCTPPQVEKYLSKISGPLLDRIDLHVEVPAVPFTQLSEMPPGPPSSELRAQVLAARGRQSRRFGSSQPNHHGTTVNGRMTPRQVRTFCRLKPDAQNILKAAMEELGLSARAHDKVLRVARTIADLEGVDEILPQHIAEAVGYRSLDRSVWM, encoded by the coding sequence ATGCTCGCCAAGCTGTTCTCCTACACCCTGATCGGGATCGACGCCACGCCCGTCGAGGTCGAGGTCGATGCCTCGTTCTCGTCCATGCCCAAGACCGTCCTCGTGGGGCTCGCCGAGGCGGCCGTCAAGGAGAGCACGCACCGCGTGGAGCGGGCGATCGTCAACTCCGGCTACCGTCGGCCGACGGACCGCGTCGTCATCAACCTCGCGCCGGCCGACCTCAAGAAGGAGGCCAGCGGGTTCGACCTGCCGATCGCGCTGGGCCTCCTCGTGGCCAGCGGCCAGGTCGGGATCGACCGGCCGGGAAACTACGCGATCGTCGGCGAGCTCGCCCTCACCGGCGAGACCCGGCCGATCAAGGGGGTGCTCGCGATGGCCCTCCAGGCCGCCGCCGAGGGCCGCGACGGGCTCCTCGTGCCCACCGCCAATGCGCCCGAGGCGGCCGTGGTGGAGGGCCTCAACGTCTACCCCGTCGGCAGCCTGGCCGAGGCCGTGGGCTTCCTCTCCGGCCAGCTCGACGCCGACCCCGAGAGCGTGGACCTCGATGAGGTCTTCGCGCAGAATTCGCACACCGAGGAGGACTTCGTCGACGTCAAGGGGCAGGACTACGCCAAGCGGGCCCTGCTCATCGCCGCATCGGGGGGGCACAACGTCTTGATGATCGGCCCTCCCGGCACGGGGAAGACCCTGCTCGCCAAGCGGCTGCCGACGATCCTGCCCCCGCTCACGCCCGCCGAGAGCCTGGAGACGACGCGGATCTACAGCGTCATGGGCCTGCTGCGGCCCGGCCAGGCGCTCATGGCCGTGCGTCCCTTCCGCCCCCCCCACCACTCCGTCAGCGACGCCGGCCTCGTCGGCGGCGGCAGCCCGCCTCAGCCCGGGGAAATCTCGCTGGCGCATAAAGGGGTGTTGTTCCTGGACGAGATGCCGGAGTTCAACAGGAAGACGCTCGAGGTGCTGAGGCAGCCGCTGGAGGAGGGCCGGGTGACGATCAGCCGGGCGCTGCGGAGCAGCACCTTCCCGGCGGACTTCATCCTGGTCGCGGCGATGAACCCCTGCCCCTGCGGATACCGATCCGACCCGAGGCGGGCCTGCTCGTGCACGCCGCCGCAGGTGGAGAAGTACCTGAGCAAGATCTCCGGTCCCCTGCTCGACCGCATCGACCTGCACGTCGAGGTCCCGGCCGTCCCGTTCACGCAGCTCTCGGAGATGCCGCCTGGGCCGCCGTCGTCCGAGCTGCGGGCCCAGGTCCTGGCCGCGCGCGGACGCCAGTCGCGGCGGTTCGGCTCGTCGCAGCCCAACCACCACGGGACGACGGTGAATGGCCGCATGACCCCGCGACAGGTCCGCACCTTCTGCCGGCTCAAGCCGGACGCGCAGAACATCCTCAAGGCGGCCATGGAGGAGCTGGGCCTCTCCGCCCGCGCCCACGACAAGGTGCTTCGGGTCGCCCGCACGATCGCCGACCTGGAGGGCGTCGACGAGATCCTCCCCCAGCACATCGCCGAGGCCGTCGGCTATCGATCGCTGGACCGCAGCGTCTGGATGTGA
- a CDS encoding efflux RND transporter periplasmic adaptor subunit, with amino-acid sequence MRINHLLRIGIPSLLAIGAAACCAVAVGSYGTREGERDVGPWAVVERTDLHLRVMAGGDLQPMKERTVVCEVEDITEKEGLTVVSLVENGQPVKKGDVLCRLDSSQLDDLALNEEILLGQVRSECTQARLSKETAEIALREYVEGLVAQHCKDYEGKIALGKSDVQKYREHLEWTERMSAKGYASRAQLASERQTLAKAEHDLDKTTREYRLFLRFQVEKETVTLRGNIGIAESNLRGAEARLKLQEDRLAHIRKQIERCVIRAPQDGIAIHARRGFFRRNPLQEGSTVYEGQELFKLPDLTRMEAEVSLNESMGPQVKVGMPAEVRVASLGERILPGKVVSVTPLSDVNWKEDDERIRHFIVRVRLDDTPPKMLPLMSATVEIDTGTVEDCLTIPVAAMGMRGREQFCYVLGPSAPERRVITTRRSTAELIEVTGGLAEGEHVLLTPPVEPQVGRLGASPGGSDGAEGGRT; translated from the coding sequence ATGCGTATCAACCACCTCCTGCGAATCGGCATTCCGTCCCTCCTGGCGATCGGTGCAGCCGCCTGTTGTGCGGTGGCCGTCGGGTCTTATGGCACGCGAGAGGGCGAGCGGGACGTCGGCCCGTGGGCGGTCGTGGAGCGGACCGACCTGCACCTGAGGGTCATGGCGGGGGGCGACCTCCAGCCGATGAAGGAGAGGACGGTCGTCTGCGAGGTGGAGGACATCACCGAGAAGGAGGGACTCACGGTGGTGAGCCTGGTGGAGAACGGACAGCCCGTGAAGAAGGGTGACGTGCTCTGCCGGCTCGACTCGTCGCAACTCGACGACCTCGCCCTGAACGAGGAGATCCTGCTCGGCCAGGTCAGGTCCGAGTGCACGCAGGCGAGGCTCAGCAAGGAGACGGCGGAAATTGCCCTGCGCGAGTATGTCGAGGGGCTGGTCGCGCAGCATTGCAAGGACTACGAGGGCAAGATCGCGCTCGGGAAGTCCGACGTGCAGAAGTACCGTGAGCACCTCGAGTGGACTGAGCGGATGTCGGCCAAGGGATATGCGTCGCGCGCCCAGCTCGCGAGCGAGCGTCAGACCCTGGCGAAGGCCGAGCACGACCTCGACAAGACGACGCGAGAGTACCGGCTGTTCCTCCGCTTCCAGGTGGAGAAGGAGACGGTGACGCTCCGGGGCAACATCGGCATCGCGGAGAGCAACCTGCGCGGGGCCGAGGCGCGGCTCAAGCTCCAGGAGGATCGCCTGGCCCACATCCGCAAGCAGATCGAGCGGTGCGTCATCCGGGCGCCGCAGGATGGGATCGCGATCCACGCGCGACGCGGCTTCTTCCGGCGCAATCCGCTCCAGGAGGGCTCGACGGTCTATGAGGGCCAGGAGCTCTTCAAGCTGCCGGACCTGACGCGGATGGAGGCCGAAGTCTCGCTGAACGAGTCTATGGGCCCCCAGGTGAAGGTCGGGATGCCGGCCGAGGTGCGGGTCGCGTCGCTCGGCGAGCGGATCCTGCCGGGCAAGGTCGTCTCGGTCACGCCGCTCTCGGACGTCAACTGGAAGGAAGACGACGAGCGGATCCGACATTTCATCGTCCGGGTACGTCTGGACGACACGCCCCCGAAGATGCTGCCGCTGATGTCCGCCACCGTGGAGATCGACACGGGCACGGTCGAGGACTGCCTGACCATCCCCGTCGCCGCGATGGGCATGCGGGGGCGGGAGCAGTTCTGCTACGTGCTCGGGCCCTCCGCGCCGGAGCGGCGGGTGATCACGACCCGACGATCCACCGCGGAGCTCATCGAGGTCACCGGTGGCCTGGCCGAGGGGGAGCACGTCCTGCTGACGCCGCCCGTGGAGCCGCAGGTCGGGCGCCTGGGGGCCTCCCCGGGCGGGTCCGACGGGGCGGAGGGCGGGCGTACCTGA
- a CDS encoding FG-GAP repeat domain-containing protein, with product MTGNSLRLGIGAVAVLVAGVQGAFATRDGGEEPAPVSWKKTTIEAKFRSEGVAIGDVNKDGKNDVLVGDLWYEAPTWTRHEIREHGDYGDGLRGYSRCMACWAGDVNGDGWLDEIVVGFPGEPAYWYENPRGQPGRWPEHEIWHSACNETPLYTDLFGDGRRVLVMGWQPKGKDDEGRMAWFSPGTDPATPWEMHAVSEPSAPGKPVPGTFRFSHGLGAGDLNGDGRSDILCTEGWWEQPPSARSASAPWAFHPAKFGDSVANILAYDANRDGKSDAIASCAHQYGIWWFEQGEPAGGSPAFVKHDLFPDLVSETHALIAADINGDGLDDLITGKRFWSHGKNEPGSDRPAKLYWFEAARRPDGQVSFTPRQIDDQSGIGTQFVVEDFNGDGAPDIVVSNKKGTYLFEQVRPRTR from the coding sequence ATGACCGGGAACAGTTTGCGACTCGGGATCGGCGCCGTCGCCGTCCTGGTGGCGGGGGTGCAAGGGGCGTTCGCGACCAGGGACGGAGGCGAGGAGCCCGCACCGGTCTCCTGGAAGAAGACCACGATCGAGGCGAAGTTCCGATCCGAGGGCGTGGCGATCGGGGACGTCAACAAGGACGGCAAGAACGACGTCCTGGTGGGGGATCTCTGGTACGAGGCGCCGACCTGGACGCGTCACGAGATCCGCGAGCACGGCGATTACGGCGATGGCCTGCGCGGCTACAGCAGGTGCATGGCCTGCTGGGCGGGCGACGTCAACGGCGACGGCTGGCTGGACGAGATCGTCGTCGGCTTCCCCGGCGAACCCGCGTACTGGTACGAAAACCCGCGGGGGCAGCCCGGTCGGTGGCCGGAACACGAGATCTGGCACAGCGCCTGCAACGAGACGCCGCTCTACACGGACCTCTTCGGCGACGGGCGACGCGTCCTGGTCATGGGATGGCAGCCGAAGGGCAAGGACGACGAGGGGCGGATGGCCTGGTTCTCCCCGGGTACCGACCCGGCCACGCCGTGGGAGATGCACGCCGTCAGCGAGCCGAGTGCACCCGGCAAGCCGGTCCCCGGCACGTTCCGCTTCTCTCACGGCCTGGGCGCCGGCGACCTGAACGGCGACGGCCGCAGCGACATCCTCTGCACGGAAGGCTGGTGGGAACAGCCGCCCTCGGCGAGGTCCGCGTCCGCCCCCTGGGCCTTCCATCCCGCGAAATTCGGCGATTCCGTGGCCAACATCCTGGCCTACGACGCGAACCGGGACGGCAAGTCCGACGCCATCGCCAGCTGCGCGCATCAATACGGGATCTGGTGGTTCGAGCAGGGCGAGCCCGCCGGCGGGTCTCCGGCTTTCGTCAAGCACGACCTGTTCCCCGATCTGGTGTCGGAGACGCACGCGCTGATCGCCGCCGACATCAACGGGGACGGCCTGGATGACCTGATCACGGGCAAGCGCTTCTGGTCGCACGGCAAGAATGAGCCCGGCTCGGACAGGCCCGCCAAGCTGTACTGGTTCGAGGCCGCGCGCCGGCCGGACGGCCAGGTTTCCTTCACGCCCCGACAGATCGACGACCAGAGCGGGATCGGCACGCAGTTCGTCGTCGAGGACTTCAACGGCGACGGTGCCCCGGACATCGTGGTGTCGAACAAGAAGGGGACGTATCTTTTCGAGCAGGTCAGGCCGAGGACGCGTTGA
- a CDS encoding thermonuclease family protein, translated as MIRRLVRKSLVCLVFLALILATVRSCPSTRPRGRGWRGRPEVSRPARTRVAIDPSRTWVEDGDTIRIDWPDGSREVVRLLGIDAPEISHKSRPGVGDQPYGRESLGFARHHLLRAHRLEMVRAGRRDRYDRTLAYVYADGVNYSALAVENHMAEPTIDRYGDNGFPDEAAEVRRAAERAGPPPFESPAIFRERNFGAVGRGLSRGG; from the coding sequence ATGATTCGCCGGCTGGTTCGCAAGTCGCTCGTCTGCCTGGTCTTCCTGGCCCTGATCCTGGCCACCGTACGCTCGTGCCCATCCACGCGGCCGCGGGGGAGGGGCTGGCGCGGCCGGCCGGAGGTCTCGCGGCCGGCCCGTACGAGGGTGGCGATCGATCCGAGTCGGACGTGGGTCGAGGACGGCGACACCATCCGCATCGACTGGCCCGACGGATCGAGGGAGGTGGTCCGGCTGCTCGGGATCGACGCCCCCGAGATCAGCCACAAGAGCCGGCCGGGAGTCGGTGATCAGCCCTATGGGAGGGAGTCGCTGGGCTTCGCCAGGCATCACCTGCTCCGGGCGCACCGTCTCGAGATGGTCCGTGCCGGCCGCCGCGACCGTTACGACCGCACGCTTGCGTATGTCTACGCCGACGGCGTGAACTACTCGGCCCTGGCCGTCGAGAATCACATGGCGGAGCCCACGATCGACCGGTATGGGGATAACGGATTCCCCGACGAGGCGGCCGAAGTCCGCCGGGCGGCGGAACGGGCCGGCCCTCCGCCGTTCGAGTCGCCGGCGATCTTCCGCGAGAGGAACTTCGGGGCCGTCGGCCGAGGATTGTCGCGAGGTGGCTGA